Proteins from one Nicotiana tabacum cultivar K326 chromosome 23, ASM71507v2, whole genome shotgun sequence genomic window:
- the LOC107769363 gene encoding VAN3-binding protein isoform X3, protein MRSCGVKCKSNKLEGINEDSAANWQPLAFPPPETPTESMEFLARSWSLSAMELSKALSHTKPTSCLDEKMSFSSLQSQLGKTSIMKEPQEQPPSNSDSPPVSPKGSDNTKELFLLHQALNPDFLSSQHLMKAGLYRTVMRGKTMGRWLKDQKEKKKQELRTHSAQVHAAVSVAGVAAAVAALATASVTSPEKSTTQHKTSSKMSTVIASAAALVASHCIEIAEDMGAEQEQILLAVNSAINARTSGDIMTLTAGAATALRGAAILRARLQKGNGAAAVVLADEHVEGNKESTVTAALSFVAKGGELLKRTRKGDLHWKQVSFSINSDWQQVIAKMKSKHMAGTFTKKKKSEVSGVYCDIAAWLGRDEEGDEQKCYFGIQTADRMIEFECRNKGEKQMWVDGIQQMLCCRMTMT, encoded by the exons A TGAGATCTTGTGGTGTTAAATGCAAGTCAAATAAGTTGGAAGGGATAAATGAAGACAGTGCAGCAAATTGGCAACCATTGGCATTCCCTCCGCCAGAAACTCCTACTGAGTCTATGGAGTTCCTTGCAAGATCATGGAGTTTGTCAGCTATGGAACTCTCTAAAGCGCTTTCTCACACAAAACCAACAAGTTGTCTAGACGAGAAGATGTCATTCTCTTCGTTGCAAAGTCAACTTGGAAAAACATCGATTATGAAGGAACCT CAAGAACAACCACCATCTAACTCAGATAGCCCTCCAGTTTCTCCAAAGGGAAGTGACAATACAAAG GAATTGTTTTTATTACATCAGGCACTCAATCCAGATTTCCTCTCTAGTCAACATTTGATGAAAGCTGGG CTCTACAGGACCGTGATGCGTGGTAAGACAATGGGTAGATGGCTAAAagatcaaaaagaaaagaaaaaacaagagcTTAGAACTCACAGTGCCCAAGTGCACGCAGCAGTTTCAGTAGCAGGGGTTGCAGCTGCAGTGGCCGCTCTTGCAACCGCATCAGTAACTTCTCCAGAGAAGTCCACAACCCAACACAAAACATCTTCAAAGATGTCGACTGTAATTGCCTCTGCAGCAGCTTTAGTTGCATCTCACTGTATTGAAATTGCAGAGGACATGGGTGCTGAACAGGAACAAATCTTATTGGCTGTAAATTCAGCTATTAATGCAAGAACTAGTGGAGACATCATGACCTTAACTGCTGGAGCTGCTACAG CATTGAGAGGTGCTGCGATTCTAAGGGCGAGGCTACAGAAAGGAAATGGAGCTGCAGCTGTTGTTCTAGCTGACGAGCATGTCGAAGGTAACAAAGAATCAACTGTTACAGCAGCTCTGAGCTTTGTTGCCAAAGGGGGAGAACTACTCAAACGTACAAGAAAAG GAGATCTCCATTGGAAACAAGTCTCTTTCAGCATAAATTCTGATTGGCAG CAGGTCATAGCTAAAATGAAAAGCAAGCACATGGCAGGAACATtcacaaagaaaaagaaat CTGAGGTCTCTGGAGTCTATTGTGACATAGCAGCATGGCTTGGACGAGACGAGGAAGGTGACGAGCAGAAGTGCTACTTCGGGATACAAACTGCAGACAGGATGATTGAATTCGAATGCAGAAACAAAGGGGAGAAACAAATGTGGGTGGATGGAATTCAACAAATGTTGTGCTGCCGCATGACCATGACATGA
- the LOC107769363 gene encoding VAN3-binding protein isoform X1: MMELLSAEVAVRSCGVKCKSNKLEGINEDSAANWQPLAFPPPETPTESMEFLARSWSLSAMELSKALSHTKPTSCLDEKMSFSSLQSQLGKTSIMKEPQEQPPSNSDSPPVSPKGSDNTKELFLLHQALNPDFLSSQHLMKAGLYRTVMRGKTMGRWLKDQKEKKKQELRTHSAQVHAAVSVAGVAAAVAALATASVTSPEKSTTQHKTSSKMSTVIASAAALVASHCIEIAEDMGAEQEQILLAVNSAINARTSGDIMTLTAGAATALRGAAILRARLQKGNGAAAVVLADEHVEGNKESTVTAALSFVAKGGELLKRTRKGDLHWKQVSFSINSDWQQVIAKMKSKHMAGTFTKKKKSEVSGVYCDIAAWLGRDEEGDEQKCYFGIQTADRMIEFECRNKGEKQMWVDGIQQMLCCRMTMT, from the exons TGAGATCTTGTGGTGTTAAATGCAAGTCAAATAAGTTGGAAGGGATAAATGAAGACAGTGCAGCAAATTGGCAACCATTGGCATTCCCTCCGCCAGAAACTCCTACTGAGTCTATGGAGTTCCTTGCAAGATCATGGAGTTTGTCAGCTATGGAACTCTCTAAAGCGCTTTCTCACACAAAACCAACAAGTTGTCTAGACGAGAAGATGTCATTCTCTTCGTTGCAAAGTCAACTTGGAAAAACATCGATTATGAAGGAACCT CAAGAACAACCACCATCTAACTCAGATAGCCCTCCAGTTTCTCCAAAGGGAAGTGACAATACAAAG GAATTGTTTTTATTACATCAGGCACTCAATCCAGATTTCCTCTCTAGTCAACATTTGATGAAAGCTGGG CTCTACAGGACCGTGATGCGTGGTAAGACAATGGGTAGATGGCTAAAagatcaaaaagaaaagaaaaaacaagagcTTAGAACTCACAGTGCCCAAGTGCACGCAGCAGTTTCAGTAGCAGGGGTTGCAGCTGCAGTGGCCGCTCTTGCAACCGCATCAGTAACTTCTCCAGAGAAGTCCACAACCCAACACAAAACATCTTCAAAGATGTCGACTGTAATTGCCTCTGCAGCAGCTTTAGTTGCATCTCACTGTATTGAAATTGCAGAGGACATGGGTGCTGAACAGGAACAAATCTTATTGGCTGTAAATTCAGCTATTAATGCAAGAACTAGTGGAGACATCATGACCTTAACTGCTGGAGCTGCTACAG CATTGAGAGGTGCTGCGATTCTAAGGGCGAGGCTACAGAAAGGAAATGGAGCTGCAGCTGTTGTTCTAGCTGACGAGCATGTCGAAGGTAACAAAGAATCAACTGTTACAGCAGCTCTGAGCTTTGTTGCCAAAGGGGGAGAACTACTCAAACGTACAAGAAAAG GAGATCTCCATTGGAAACAAGTCTCTTTCAGCATAAATTCTGATTGGCAG CAGGTCATAGCTAAAATGAAAAGCAAGCACATGGCAGGAACATtcacaaagaaaaagaaat CTGAGGTCTCTGGAGTCTATTGTGACATAGCAGCATGGCTTGGACGAGACGAGGAAGGTGACGAGCAGAAGTGCTACTTCGGGATACAAACTGCAGACAGGATGATTGAATTCGAATGCAGAAACAAAGGGGAGAAACAAATGTGGGTGGATGGAATTCAACAAATGTTGTGCTGCCGCATGACCATGACATGA
- the LOC107769363 gene encoding VAN3-binding protein isoform X2 — translation MMELLSAEVAVRSCGVKCKSNKLEGINEDSAANWQPLAFPPPETPTESMEFLARSWSLSAMELSKALSHTKPTSCLDEKMSFSSLQSQLGKTSIMKEPQEQPPSNSDSPPVSPKGSDNTKELFLLHQALNPDFLSSQHLMKAGLYRTVMRGKTMGRWLKDQKEKKKQELRTHSAQVHAAVSVAGVAAAVAALATASVTSPEKSTTQHKTSSKMSTVIASAAALVASHCIEIAEDMGAEQEQILLAVNSAINARTSGDIMTLTAGAATALRGAAILRARLQKGNGAAAVVLADEHVEGNKESTVTAALSFVAKGGELLKRTRKGDLHWKQVSFSINSDWQVIAKMKSKHMAGTFTKKKKSEVSGVYCDIAAWLGRDEEGDEQKCYFGIQTADRMIEFECRNKGEKQMWVDGIQQMLCCRMTMT, via the exons TGAGATCTTGTGGTGTTAAATGCAAGTCAAATAAGTTGGAAGGGATAAATGAAGACAGTGCAGCAAATTGGCAACCATTGGCATTCCCTCCGCCAGAAACTCCTACTGAGTCTATGGAGTTCCTTGCAAGATCATGGAGTTTGTCAGCTATGGAACTCTCTAAAGCGCTTTCTCACACAAAACCAACAAGTTGTCTAGACGAGAAGATGTCATTCTCTTCGTTGCAAAGTCAACTTGGAAAAACATCGATTATGAAGGAACCT CAAGAACAACCACCATCTAACTCAGATAGCCCTCCAGTTTCTCCAAAGGGAAGTGACAATACAAAG GAATTGTTTTTATTACATCAGGCACTCAATCCAGATTTCCTCTCTAGTCAACATTTGATGAAAGCTGGG CTCTACAGGACCGTGATGCGTGGTAAGACAATGGGTAGATGGCTAAAagatcaaaaagaaaagaaaaaacaagagcTTAGAACTCACAGTGCCCAAGTGCACGCAGCAGTTTCAGTAGCAGGGGTTGCAGCTGCAGTGGCCGCTCTTGCAACCGCATCAGTAACTTCTCCAGAGAAGTCCACAACCCAACACAAAACATCTTCAAAGATGTCGACTGTAATTGCCTCTGCAGCAGCTTTAGTTGCATCTCACTGTATTGAAATTGCAGAGGACATGGGTGCTGAACAGGAACAAATCTTATTGGCTGTAAATTCAGCTATTAATGCAAGAACTAGTGGAGACATCATGACCTTAACTGCTGGAGCTGCTACAG CATTGAGAGGTGCTGCGATTCTAAGGGCGAGGCTACAGAAAGGAAATGGAGCTGCAGCTGTTGTTCTAGCTGACGAGCATGTCGAAGGTAACAAAGAATCAACTGTTACAGCAGCTCTGAGCTTTGTTGCCAAAGGGGGAGAACTACTCAAACGTACAAGAAAAG GAGATCTCCATTGGAAACAAGTCTCTTTCAGCATAAATTCTGATTGGCAG GTCATAGCTAAAATGAAAAGCAAGCACATGGCAGGAACATtcacaaagaaaaagaaat CTGAGGTCTCTGGAGTCTATTGTGACATAGCAGCATGGCTTGGACGAGACGAGGAAGGTGACGAGCAGAAGTGCTACTTCGGGATACAAACTGCAGACAGGATGATTGAATTCGAATGCAGAAACAAAGGGGAGAAACAAATGTGGGTGGATGGAATTCAACAAATGTTGTGCTGCCGCATGACCATGACATGA